The following are from one region of the Sandaracinus amylolyticus genome:
- a CDS encoding CorA family divalent cation transporter — MARIVPEVWNIPARLREKVGPRAGRQRLMTLDGHVLLLLHQVPRDADPDRHAVVFWRDVEGDWRCAPGRDDIATLQTHVDAYAKYVDELEEQLAKACRAEEYLAVVRAARPVQRAARHMYQALAQLRETLPEDDRVLPIRDLAYEVERAIELLVEEADGEMQFLVAKRAEEQARLSERISIQTHRLNMIAALFLPITALGAILGMNLENGLEHLPEPVTFWSIVAGAFLVGFLIRSQVARERGGRFAVATRRRHGCSVESRSCDHDCAHVSESDSRSFSRRATALPRLLGTARSAS, encoded by the coding sequence ATGGCACGCATCGTCCCGGAAGTCTGGAACATCCCCGCTCGACTGCGCGAGAAGGTGGGCCCGCGCGCGGGCCGACAGCGACTCATGACGCTCGACGGGCACGTGCTGCTGCTCCTGCACCAGGTCCCCCGCGACGCCGATCCCGATCGCCACGCCGTCGTGTTCTGGCGCGACGTGGAGGGCGACTGGCGCTGCGCACCGGGCCGCGACGACATCGCGACCCTGCAGACGCACGTCGACGCCTACGCGAAGTACGTCGACGAGCTCGAGGAGCAGCTCGCGAAGGCGTGTCGCGCCGAGGAGTACCTCGCGGTGGTGCGCGCCGCGCGCCCGGTGCAGCGCGCCGCGCGCCACATGTACCAAGCGCTCGCGCAGCTCCGCGAGACGCTGCCCGAGGACGATCGTGTCCTGCCGATCCGCGACCTCGCGTACGAGGTCGAGCGCGCGATCGAGCTGCTCGTCGAAGAGGCCGACGGAGAGATGCAGTTCCTGGTCGCGAAGCGCGCCGAGGAACAAGCGCGCTTGTCGGAGCGGATCTCGATCCAGACGCACCGACTGAACATGATCGCGGCGCTCTTCCTGCCGATCACCGCGCTCGGCGCGATCCTCGGGATGAACCTCGAGAACGGCCTCGAGCACCTCCCGGAGCCGGTCACGTTCTGGTCGATCGTCGCCGGCGCGTTCCTGGTGGGGTTCTTGATTCGATCGCAGGTCGCGCGAGAGCGTGGCGGACGATTCGCCGTGGCGACACGGAGACGACACGGGTGCTCGGTCGAATCGCGCTCATGCGATCACGACTGCGCACACGTCTCGGAATCGGACTCTCGGTCTTTCTCGCGGCGTGCGACGGCGCTGCCGCGACTCCTCGGGACGGCGCGCAGCGCATCGTGA
- a CDS encoding protein kinase domain-containing protein, whose protein sequence is MSAAVPRGVAESDHAPPTAHRSSPIAQKYELLREIGRGGMGVVHEAINTWTHRRVALKLMHPGLPRTVQRRLFEEARTASRLSHPNVVDVLDMGAAEDGSLFLVQELLEGEDLHERLDRVGRLSTHELLTIFLPVIDALASAHELGIVHRDVKPSNIVLARDPRGLLVPKLVDFGIAKRIDDHPYTRITLDGTLLGTPHYMAPEQIVDDEVGPPADVWSIGVCLHEALTGRVPYESTQLHLLLREISKLDATSPRLLVGVHDAFATPIRAALSVDPALRPTMRELATMLASITEADEARTVPPPAGYHPLDELDDDDDPDPTVVELNRVSVPSVQRVTIDESSLVSAESVRALRIGIVNDARDLDSVQLRDAFRSALDRGCEIDRFRSYAELVDAVGEGDVDLAWLPPVAYVRAARLGAVRMLVSVERDGRAQYASALLGRRGVVSSYEDVAGRRAVWVDNWSAAGYLVPRALLCERGVDPDLALRSQGFVGSYEAVLDALASGAADVGAAFCTVGADGEIVRRPWSDEHGVTVIDVSAPIPGDTLCASALLPDDVARAVRASLTDEVAAAPLAKLVGATRIAPGVHERYRGLERALLVGRLEPGAARVENK, encoded by the coding sequence ATGAGCGCCGCAGTTCCACGTGGAGTCGCGGAGTCCGATCACGCGCCCCCCACGGCTCATCGATCCTCGCCCATCGCGCAGAAATACGAGCTCCTGCGCGAGATCGGACGAGGCGGGATGGGTGTGGTGCACGAGGCGATCAACACGTGGACGCACCGGCGCGTCGCGTTGAAGCTGATGCACCCCGGACTGCCACGCACGGTGCAGCGGAGGCTCTTCGAAGAGGCACGCACCGCGTCGCGTCTCTCCCACCCGAACGTGGTCGACGTCCTCGACATGGGCGCCGCCGAGGACGGCTCGCTCTTCCTCGTGCAGGAGCTGCTCGAGGGCGAGGATCTGCACGAGCGGCTCGATCGCGTCGGGCGGCTCTCCACGCACGAGCTGCTCACCATCTTCCTGCCCGTGATCGACGCGCTCGCGTCGGCGCACGAGCTCGGGATCGTGCACCGCGACGTGAAGCCCTCGAACATCGTGCTCGCGCGCGACCCGCGCGGCCTGCTCGTCCCCAAGCTCGTCGACTTCGGCATCGCCAAGCGGATCGACGACCACCCGTACACCCGCATCACGCTGGACGGAACGCTGCTGGGCACGCCGCACTACATGGCCCCCGAGCAGATCGTCGACGACGAGGTCGGACCTCCCGCCGACGTGTGGTCGATCGGCGTGTGTCTCCACGAGGCGCTCACCGGGCGCGTCCCCTACGAGTCGACCCAGCTGCATCTGCTCCTCCGGGAGATCTCCAAGCTCGACGCGACGAGCCCGCGCCTGCTCGTGGGTGTGCACGACGCGTTCGCGACGCCGATCCGCGCCGCGCTCTCGGTCGATCCCGCGCTGCGGCCCACGATGCGCGAGCTCGCGACGATGCTCGCGTCGATCACCGAGGCCGACGAGGCGCGCACGGTCCCTCCGCCCGCCGGCTATCACCCGCTCGACGAGCTCGACGACGACGACGATCCCGACCCGACGGTCGTCGAGCTGAACCGCGTCAGCGTCCCGAGCGTCCAGCGCGTGACGATCGACGAGAGCTCGCTCGTCAGCGCAGAGTCGGTGCGCGCGCTGCGCATCGGAATCGTGAACGACGCGCGCGACCTCGACTCCGTGCAGCTTCGCGACGCGTTCCGATCCGCGCTCGATCGAGGGTGTGAGATCGACCGCTTCCGCAGCTACGCCGAGCTCGTCGACGCGGTGGGCGAGGGCGACGTGGATCTCGCGTGGTTGCCGCCCGTCGCGTACGTGCGCGCGGCGCGCCTCGGCGCGGTGCGGATGTTGGTCTCGGTCGAGCGAGACGGTCGCGCGCAGTACGCGTCCGCGCTGCTCGGCCGTCGCGGCGTGGTCTCGTCGTACGAGGACGTCGCGGGTCGTCGAGCGGTGTGGGTCGACAACTGGTCGGCGGCTGGATACCTCGTGCCGCGCGCGCTCCTGTGCGAGCGCGGCGTCGATCCCGACCTCGCGCTGCGATCGCAGGGGTTCGTGGGCTCCTACGAGGCCGTCCTCGACGCGCTCGCGTCCGGCGCGGCCGACGTCGGCGCCGCGTTCTGCACGGTGGGCGCCGACGGCGAGATCGTGCGGCGACCCTGGTCCGACGAGCACGGTGTGACCGTGATCGACGTCAGCGCGCCGATCCCCGGAGACACGCTCTGCGCGTCGGCGCTCCTGCCCGACGATGTCGCGCGCGCGGTGCGCGCGTCGCTCACCGACGAGGTCGCGGCCGCGCCGCTCGCGAAGCTGGTGGGCGCGACGCGCATCGCGCCCGGCGTCCACGAGCGCTATCGCGGGCTCGAGCGTGCGCTCCTGGTCGGTCGCCTCGAGCCCGGTGCCGCGCGTGTGGAGAACAAGTGA
- a CDS encoding alpha/beta hydrolase, with the protein MRRVAIGAILVVIMVFGFATRLQRALLFHPDAAPTNEAIAARVPGLERWWHESEEGRVEAWFIPGDGVSAESPGPLVIYAHGNAEVIDPLPLWLGPYRTMGISVLLPEYRGYGRSEGTPSERAIREDLVAFHDRAVARPEVDPSRVVLHGVSLGGGAVAQLTRERPPAAMILQSTFASVAEIAWELYRAPRFLISDPFDTIRVLRGTSTPVLLLHGRRDTVVPFAHSERLQRALPRSELVACDAGHNDLPPADLDYWGEIRAFLERSDVLR; encoded by the coding sequence GTGCGAAGGGTCGCGATCGGCGCGATCCTCGTGGTGATCATGGTCTTCGGCTTCGCGACCCGACTGCAGCGTGCGCTGCTCTTCCACCCCGACGCCGCGCCCACGAACGAGGCGATCGCGGCGCGCGTGCCCGGCCTCGAGCGCTGGTGGCACGAGAGCGAAGAGGGGCGGGTCGAGGCGTGGTTCATCCCGGGCGACGGGGTCTCGGCGGAGTCGCCGGGCCCGCTCGTGATCTACGCGCACGGCAACGCAGAGGTGATCGATCCACTGCCGCTCTGGCTGGGGCCCTATCGCACGATGGGGATCTCGGTGCTGCTGCCCGAGTATCGCGGCTACGGGCGCAGCGAAGGCACACCGAGCGAGCGCGCGATCCGCGAGGACCTCGTCGCGTTCCACGATCGCGCGGTCGCGCGCCCCGAGGTCGATCCCTCGCGCGTCGTGCTGCACGGCGTGTCGCTCGGAGGTGGTGCGGTGGCGCAGCTCACGCGAGAGCGCCCGCCCGCGGCGATGATCCTGCAGTCGACGTTCGCGAGCGTCGCCGAGATCGCGTGGGAGCTCTATCGCGCGCCGCGCTTCTTGATCTCGGATCCCTTCGACACGATCCGCGTCCTGCGCGGCACGAGCACGCCCGTGCTGCTGCTGCACGGCCGGCGCGACACGGTGGTCCCGTTCGCGCACAGCGAGCGCCTGCAGCGCGCGCTGCCGCGCAGCGAGCTCGTCGCGTGCGACGCGGGGCACAACGATCTTCCGCCCGCCGATCTCGACTACTGGGGCGAGATCCGCGCGTTCCTCGAGCGCAGCGACGTCCTGCGCTGA
- a CDS encoding PstS family phosphate ABC transporter substrate-binding protein — MIDGSSTVFPLSEVVAEAFHQSSRAPISVDESGTGGGFRIFCEGDSAIHGASRPITAEEMERCRAGGVEYVELPVAYDGIVVVVHESNSWASSMTLADLRRLFGADATEQVTRWRQVRAEWPDRELHVYAPGSDSGTFDTFTEAALGTPRSMRTDYDASEDDDYIVRRILRDPNGIGFVGYSYFAHNRALLRAVAIDDGNEMNGVGAIAPGPATIADGSYQPLSRPLFVYVSRAALDRREVAQLTELYLREARTLVPRAGMVTLRPRAYELGLARLRTMTTGSVFAYAQLREGLTVEQALEE; from the coding sequence GTGATCGACGGGTCGAGCACGGTGTTCCCGCTGAGCGAGGTGGTCGCGGAGGCATTCCATCAGTCGTCGCGCGCTCCGATCAGCGTCGACGAGTCCGGCACCGGAGGCGGCTTTCGGATCTTCTGCGAGGGTGACAGTGCGATCCACGGCGCGTCGCGCCCGATCACTGCGGAAGAGATGGAGCGCTGTCGCGCGGGTGGCGTCGAGTACGTCGAGCTCCCGGTGGCGTACGACGGGATCGTCGTCGTGGTTCACGAATCGAATTCGTGGGCGAGCTCGATGACGCTCGCGGACCTGCGACGGCTCTTCGGGGCGGACGCGACGGAACAGGTGACTCGCTGGCGACAGGTGCGCGCGGAGTGGCCCGATCGCGAGCTGCACGTCTATGCGCCCGGCAGCGACTCCGGCACGTTCGACACGTTCACCGAAGCCGCGCTCGGGACGCCGCGCTCGATGCGCACCGACTACGACGCGAGCGAGGACGACGACTACATCGTTCGTCGCATCCTGCGCGATCCGAATGGGATCGGCTTCGTCGGATATTCGTACTTCGCGCACAACCGCGCGCTGCTGCGCGCGGTCGCGATCGACGATGGGAACGAGATGAACGGAGTCGGCGCGATCGCGCCCGGACCGGCGACGATCGCGGACGGCTCGTACCAGCCGCTCTCGCGCCCGCTCTTCGTCTACGTCTCGCGCGCTGCGCTCGATCGGCGCGAGGTCGCGCAGCTCACCGAGCTCTACCTGCGCGAGGCCCGCACGCTGGTGCCGCGCGCGGGGATGGTCACGCTGCGCCCGCGCGCGTACGAGCTCGGCCTCGCGCGGCTGCGCACGATGACGACCGGCTCGGTGTTCGCATACGCGCAGCTGCGCGAGGGGCTGACGGTCGAGCAGGCGCTCGAGGAGTGA
- a CDS encoding macro domain-containing protein, producing MPTRFTKGDLFAQQGLRGLAHGCNCAGAMGRGIAIEFRARFPKMYAEYRRRCADGRFAPGDVFAWREDDDLTIFNLATQKTWRTKATMTAVETSLRAMVAIAERDRISPLGLPRIAAGLGGLAWADVRALLTKIGDGTDVELIVFEEYEAAPDSRH from the coding sequence ATGCCGACCCGATTCACGAAGGGCGATCTCTTCGCGCAGCAAGGCCTTCGGGGGCTCGCACACGGATGCAACTGCGCGGGCGCGATGGGCCGCGGGATCGCCATCGAGTTCCGGGCGAGGTTTCCGAAGATGTACGCCGAGTACCGGCGTCGCTGTGCCGACGGGCGCTTCGCGCCGGGCGACGTCTTCGCGTGGCGCGAGGACGACGACCTCACGATCTTCAACCTCGCGACCCAGAAGACGTGGCGCACGAAGGCCACCATGACGGCGGTGGAAACGTCGCTGCGTGCGATGGTCGCGATCGCCGAGCGTGATCGGATCTCACCGCTGGGCCTGCCGCGCATCGCCGCGGGTCTCGGCGGTCTCGCGTGGGCGGACGTGCGCGCGCTCCTGACGAAGATCGGAGACGGCACCGACGTGGAGCTGATCGTGTTCGAGGAGTACGAGGCAGCTCCGGACAGTCGACACTGA